The genomic segment ATAGTGATACACCTCTTCAAATGGGGCAAGAAAGCTGGAGATAATCCTTGGGAAGGCGATACCTTGGAATGGACAGTATCTTCACCACCACCTTTTCATACTTTCGAAAAACCGCCAGTGATAAAATAGAATGTACACAAGCGTTTTTCTAAATGTTGAATCAACAATACTAGATTTTTGGCATTTACTAAAGCCAAGGATAATGTACCTTGTAGTATTTACTGCCGTTGCTGGAATGGTTGCTGCTCCAGGTAGTATTCATCCTTTTCTAGCACTAATATCTCTTGTATGTATTGCTCTTGGATCGGGATCTGCAGGTGCCATAAATATGTGGTATGATAGAGATATAGATCTGCTTATGGAAAGGACAAAAAATCGTCCTATACCCTCAGGTAGGGTCTCTGCAGAAAATGCGCTTGAATTTGGTGTAACCCTAGGAATATTGTCAGTATTTATTATGGCAATAGCAGTAAATTATATTTCTGCTATTTTGCTTGCAGTTAGCATATTGTTTTACGTTTTCATATATACAATTTGGCTCAAAAGGTGCACTCCACAAAATATTGTGATTGGTGGTGCAGCAGGTGCTTTCCCTCCAATAATTGGCTGGGCAGTTGTAACTAATTCCGTGAGCTGGGAAAGTTTTATTCTATTCTTAATAATTTTTATGTGGACCCCACCACATTTTTGGGCCTTATCTTTAAACAAGTCTGAAGACTATGCAAAAGCGTCAGTTCCAATGTTCAATATTGTTTATGGTCCGGAGAAAACAAGAAAACATATATTGGTCTATAGTGTGCTGTTGGTATTAACTAGCTTACTTCCAGCTTTATTCTTGAAAAAGGCTCTATTTTACCTGAGCATAGCAATTTTTGAAGGTTGTTTTTTTATTTGGTATGCTATATCTGTTATGAAGCTCAAGAATTACAGTTCACAAAAAAAAATGTTTTCTTATTCAATTTCTTACCTATTTCTCCTATTTGCTAGTATTATTTTTTGTTCTATTGATTTGTTTTAGCTATGAAAAAACAGCAGAAGTATAAAAACTATTTTTTACTTTCCCTTTTAATGACACTCGTTGTTGCGCTTTTCTTTGTTTCTATAATAAAATTTAAAAGTGCAGCTTAAACTACCTTTGTGTTTATAGGTAAAACCTTTCATTGAAATTGTGCTTTCATAGAAGCAACTGTATACTTTATTAACCAGTATAGACAAAGATGAATAAAAAAGAGGTGACAATATACACAGATGGAGCGTGCTTTGGTAACCCTGGAACAGGAGGATGGGCAGCAATTATATTGTTTCAAAATCATAGAAAGGATATTTATGGTAGAGAAGAAAATACTACAAACAATAAAATGGAGTTAACGGCGGTGATCAATGCGCTGAAGGCATTAAAATTTTCTTGTAATGTCAGTTTATATACGGATAGTCTCTATGTTAGAGATGGCATAACAGAGTGGATAAATAAATGGAAAATAAACGGTTGGAAGACAGGTAATAAAAAATCGGTAAAAAATGTGGAATTGTGGAAAGAGTTAGATAATGTTGCTTCACAACACGAGATTAATTGGAAGTGGGTTAAAGCACATAATGGCGATAAACATAATGAGGAGGCCGATAGTTTAGCAAAAAAAGCAATAATCGATGCTTAAAAAAATCACTATATCATTTTCTATAACTTTATTACTTATATTTTGCTTTTTTATCTTTTTTAAAAGTGAGGGGCCTTTAGAAATCAATATTAGTTATGTCAATTTTTATGTAAAAAAGAAAATATCGAAAATGTTCGCCAACTCAAATGTCAATATGGAGAATACCTCAGTTATTTGGCAGAAAGATGGCAAAGGCCCCTATTTAGTTATTACAGATTTGAAAATAGCAAACCCTAATTTTGCTGTAAAAATCCCCAGCCTCTCCATAAATTTTAAGTTAAGTTCCCTATTTAAAGCTAATGTGAAACTCTCTCAGGTTTTAGCTGATAATGTGCACGTATATATTTGTTCCATAACTGTCATTCCAGCACGTGACGCTATAATCCAGGAAAAAGAAGTATGGACACCAGTGTCAGCTACTTGGATGACAGAAAGTAGTGCAAAAGATCTATTAAAAACAGTAAGGGAATTCTTTTTTAGCTTAAATGCAGATTCAAAAATTGAAATCACTAATATTGCCATCAATGAAAACACGGAAGGCGAGTTTTTTATTGATAAACTATATATAGGGAAGGGAGAAGATTTCAATGTTTTAGATATTCATATCAACACAAAAAATAAAAAAGGATTGTTGGATGATTTATCTATTACGATAAAAAATCGCAACAATTTGCTAAATGCATATGGGACGTTTTATGACCTAAAGTTAGGGCTATTTAGTGAGTTTTCTACGTTAGTTAAAAATTACAATTTGGACAAAAATATAGGGTTCAAAGGAAACTTTTCAGTGAGAATTAATGGAAAGAATGAAGTTGTAGATGGAAATGTATACGTATTAAATACAGAGAATCATTCGAAGAAAAACTTATCTGTAACTAATGTGAATATAAATTTAGCATATAGTGATGGAATTATTAGTGTGAAAAACTTCCATTTTAACCTAAATGGTTCATATCTCTCTTTGATGGGCAAAATGAATTTCAACACAAATCATGCTTTGCTTAGGGTTAATATTAGTAAACTTGCTGCAAAGGATTTATGCATTTATGTGCCGGGTGGTGTAGTAAATGATGAATTTAAAAACTGGTATTGTGATAATATCGATGGAGATATTGTAAATACAATTATAAGCTTTAATGGCAAAATCAACGATTTAACTGGTGGTGACTTGTCAGATATTGTAGTAGTTGCTGATATAGAAAATGGCAGTGTAAAATTTGATGAGGATTTTGAGCAAGTAAAGGAATTAAATGGTGATTTGGTTCTTAAGAATAGCAATCTCAAAATTACTGTAGATAGTGCTAGGTTTCAGAACTTCACTATCGATGGTGGTGATATTAAAATGAACTTTCTTGATAAGGAAGATTCAGTTTTAACCATAAATGGTCAAGCTACGAGTGATGCTTATGGATTGTATGAGCCTATAAGATTTAAGCTGGATGATATCGTTAAGGTTACAAGAGACAAGATAGGCGGAATAGCAAAATCTGTATTCAGTTTTCGCATTTTTAATCTGAATGCTGATGATAAAAAAGTAGATTTTTTGGCCAATTTTCACTCCAAAATTGACGATCTAGTTGTCTATAATGCAAGCCTTGGTAAGTATGATATTAAGCTTGATTTTGGCAAAGATTTCATTGAACTAAATGGTACTGGTATAGTAAATAATACACAACTGTT from the Candidatus Wolbachia massiliensis genome contains:
- the rnhA gene encoding ribonuclease HI, encoding MNKKEVTIYTDGACFGNPGTGGWAAIILFQNHRKDIYGREENTTNNKMELTAVINALKALKFSCNVSLYTDSLYVRDGITEWINKWKINGWKTGNKKSVKNVELWKELDNVASQHEINWKWVKAHNGDKHNEEADSLAKKAIIDA
- a CDS encoding AsmA-like C-terminal domain-containing protein, encoding MLKKITISFSITLLLIFCFFIFFKSEGPLEINISYVNFYVKKKISKMFANSNVNMENTSVIWQKDGKGPYLVITDLKIANPNFAVKIPSLSINFKLSSLFKANVKLSQVLADNVHVYICSITVIPARDAIIQEKEVWTPVSATWMTESSAKDLLKTVREFFFSLNADSKIEITNIAINENTEGEFFIDKLYIGKGEDFNVLDIHINTKNKKGLLDDLSITIKNRNNLLNAYGTFYDLKLGLFSEFSTLVKNYNLDKNIGFKGNFSVRINGKNEVVDGNVYVLNTENHSKKNLSVTNVNINLAYSDGIISVKNFHFNLNGSYLSLMGKMNFNTNHALLRVNISKLAAKDLCIYVPGGVVNDEFKNWYCDNIDGDIVNTIISFNGKINDLTGGDLSDIVVVADIENGSVKFDEDFEQVKELNGDLVLKNSNLKITVDSARFQNFTIDGGDIKMNFLDKEDSVLTINGQATSDAYGLYEPIRFKLDDIVKVTRDKIGGIAKSVFSFRIFNLNADDKKVDFLANFHSKIDDLVVYNASLGKYDIKLDFGKDFIELNGTGIVNNTQLLFDLKSSNKNESFAWNLTGDLPAQMLNFDGGYINANVESVINQDKTGYIDGNIDLSELESRSSYLGWKNHFEDHNKILFSVKLKGANELLIDKLDVVGSDLDIKLSGKMENGNLYLSSNKFELPDNDLSVEIESGQEKNTITIYGEKINLSDILGLLGKSSNGLNSDIEVSMNVSNVIMKEGIVIKDAKLNVTCTQGNCSGSQFTGQFLEDSSNILAEYSGIGLEIYADNSGMLLRSLGISKSVKNGKLSFYLSPQRESGEHYGMLSISNFYIKDASLLTTLLSMSSLPGIVNAIKNEGVYFYKCNAPFSYKDGTIEIEESWLEGAELGISTSGKLDIKDYKFKVEGQVIPAYSINKSLLKIPIIGKLLTGGKSRGIISIDYKASGDDKDSNVFVNFISSLTPSLLKRLLGVFDRAMTKANEAITSNLKGEVKKKFS
- a CDS encoding heme o synthase; translated protein: MYTSVFLNVESTILDFWHLLKPRIMYLVVFTAVAGMVAAPGSIHPFLALISLVCIALGSGSAGAINMWYDRDIDLLMERTKNRPIPSGRVSAENALEFGVTLGILSVFIMAIAVNYISAILLAVSILFYVFIYTIWLKRCTPQNIVIGGAAGAFPPIIGWAVVTNSVSWESFILFLIIFMWTPPHFWALSLNKSEDYAKASVPMFNIVYGPEKTRKHILVYSVLLVLTSLLPALFLKKALFYLSIAIFEGCFFIWYAISVMKLKNYSSQKKMFSYSISYLFLLFASIIFCSIDLF